In Alkalihalobacillus sp. FSL W8-0930, a single window of DNA contains:
- a CDS encoding bh protein, with translation MNSSQMEADLYCIHCKEEVPHEITYVNNQLKSIECLECRHDLEINLDLNKEFYEETQKRVATKPKRMTQEYREDLSRFLFSLPVRVISKPYRMFKDIKQSRDVIKEFDHDNEDR, from the coding sequence ATGAATTCAAGTCAAATGGAGGCGGACCTCTACTGCATTCATTGTAAAGAAGAGGTCCCACATGAGATTACGTATGTGAATAATCAACTAAAAAGCATTGAATGCTTAGAGTGCCGTCATGATCTAGAGATTAATCTCGATTTAAATAAAGAGTTTTACGAGGAAACGCAAAAACGAGTGGCGACAAAGCCAAAACGAATGACGCAGGAATATCGTGAAGACTTAAGTCGATTTCTCTTCTCGTTACCAGTGCGAGTTATCAGTAAGCCCTATCGTATGTTTAAAGATATCAAGCAATCTCGTGATGTGATCAAAGAGTTTGACCACGATAACGAAGACCGATAA
- a CDS encoding transcriptional regulator GutM — protein sequence MWGWLIGLFAFTWVLQLVLTRVQMKNYQKTVKEMSKRSSGFLGVGIHKQRIGVGSIVILVTDENGMVIDGQKMAGVTVFSRFAPFHTFNGLLVQEIKEMIHEHPLRVAIESSLEQINTQRKKTLVG from the coding sequence ATGTGGGGTTGGCTCATTGGATTATTTGCTTTCACCTGGGTCTTACAACTCGTTTTAACACGAGTGCAAATGAAGAACTATCAGAAAACAGTAAAAGAAATGAGTAAACGTTCCTCAGGATTCTTAGGTGTAGGTATTCATAAGCAACGAATTGGGGTAGGTAGTATCGTCATTCTTGTAACCGACGAGAATGGAATGGTAATAGATGGGCAAAAGATGGCAGGTGTCACGGTCTTTTCTCGATTTGCTCCATTTCACACATTTAACGGACTTTTAGTTCAAGAAATAAAGGAAATGATCCATGAACATCCACTCCGCGTGGCCATTGAATCATCTCTAGAACAAATAAATACACAACGTAAGAAAACACTCGTGGGATAG
- a CDS encoding dihydrolipoamide acetyltransferase family protein: MPKEIFMPKLSSTMQVGTLLEWFKEEGETVEVGEPLFEIMTDKINIEVEAYEEGVLLKRYVSEDEEVPVNYVIGYIGEANEAVPDSSPGVSDADAEPADEVKPAGQEENAAPKKQESGEKVRATPAARKVAKDEGLSLLEIEGSGPRGRVQKADVEARGEQGEKVKATPLARKVAAEKGLNLQEVTGTGSNGKIYTADLDTVASANHEASTSEPKRVKLSGTRKMIAKRMAESAFTAPHVTLTSEVDMTASMEVRKQLLPLIEQQTGKRLSYTEIIAKAVAHSLVRHPEINVSLDGDDVVYHEDAHIGIAVSIPGGLVVPVVNRANHKGLGALTEEAKHLATAARAGKLSPDAMRGGTFTISNLGMYAVDVFTPIINQPESAILGVGRIQEKAVGINGQIELRPMMSLSLSFDHRVIDGAPAAAFLTELKQVLENPYQLLT; encoded by the coding sequence ATGCCTAAAGAAATTTTTATGCCGAAGCTAAGCAGTACGATGCAGGTAGGTACGCTACTGGAGTGGTTTAAAGAAGAAGGCGAGACGGTTGAAGTCGGAGAGCCTCTATTCGAGATTATGACTGATAAGATCAATATTGAAGTAGAGGCGTATGAAGAAGGGGTCTTGCTCAAGCGCTATGTTAGTGAAGACGAAGAAGTTCCTGTGAATTACGTCATTGGCTACATTGGAGAAGCAAACGAGGCCGTACCAGATTCGTCTCCAGGTGTCTCAGATGCAGACGCAGAGCCTGCCGATGAGGTAAAACCAGCTGGCCAAGAGGAGAATGCTGCACCGAAGAAGCAAGAAAGCGGAGAAAAGGTACGTGCCACCCCTGCTGCGAGAAAAGTAGCCAAGGATGAGGGTCTTTCGCTTCTAGAGATTGAAGGAAGTGGCCCAAGAGGTCGAGTTCAAAAGGCGGATGTAGAGGCTCGTGGTGAGCAAGGAGAGAAGGTTAAAGCCACTCCACTTGCCCGTAAGGTTGCAGCTGAAAAAGGACTGAACCTACAAGAGGTTACAGGCACCGGCTCAAACGGAAAAATCTACACAGCTGATCTTGATACAGTGGCCAGTGCAAATCACGAGGCATCAACAAGCGAGCCGAAACGCGTGAAGCTAAGTGGCACACGCAAGATGATCGCTAAGCGAATGGCAGAGAGTGCCTTTACTGCACCACATGTAACGCTGACAAGCGAAGTAGATATGACGGCGTCTATGGAGGTCCGTAAACAACTGCTTCCACTTATTGAACAACAAACTGGCAAGCGCCTTTCCTATACGGAGATCATCGCAAAAGCTGTTGCGCATTCATTGGTACGTCATCCAGAGATTAATGTCTCACTTGATGGAGATGATGTGGTTTATCATGAAGATGCTCATATCGGTATCGCTGTTTCGATCCCTGGAGGACTGGTCGTACCGGTCGTCAACCGTGCTAACCATAAGGGATTGGGCGCATTAACAGAGGAAGCGAAACATCTAGCTACCGCAGCCAGAGCTGGCAAACTAAGTCCAGATGCCATGCGTGGGGGTACATTTACCATTAGTAATCTTGGAATGTATGCAGTAGACGTCTTTACGCCAATCATTAACCAGCCGGAGTCAGCCATTCTTGGAGTAGGGAGAATACAGGAAAAAGCAGTAGGTATAAACGGTCAAATCGAGCTACGTCCAATGATGAGTCTTAGCCTTTCATTTGACCACCGTGTGATTGATGGTGCTCCAGCAGCGGCCTTTTTAACGGAGCTCAAGCAAGTACTTGAGAACCCATACCAACTGCTAACGTAA
- a CDS encoding PTS glucitol/sorbitol transporter subunit IIB, translating to MADYKQVKVEKGSGGWGGPLIIQPTEQKKYVVSVTGGGIDPLAQHIADMTGAEAVDGFKSSVNKEEMACAVIDCGGTARCGVYPQMGVLTINLNPTSPSGPLMRFIKEDNFVSGVKVSNVKAEEGAAPETAAATEKEDSTRLDKSEANRIKEEAKAKAAKLQQPKKKANIIEVVGRGAGKVVGVFYQAGRETIEQVIKNILPFMAFVSMLIGIITFTGIGDLIANFVSPLAGNFVGLLILSILCSVPLLSPLLGPGAVIAQVVGVLIGVEIGRGNIPPQLALPALFAINPQAGADFVPVGLTLGEAQPETIEVGVPAVLMSRMITGPLAVIIAYLFSFGMYS from the coding sequence ATGGCAGACTACAAACAAGTAAAAGTTGAAAAAGGAAGCGGCGGTTGGGGCGGACCACTCATCATCCAACCAACAGAACAAAAGAAATATGTTGTGTCAGTAACAGGTGGGGGAATTGATCCACTTGCTCAACACATTGCAGACATGACAGGGGCAGAGGCAGTTGATGGATTCAAGTCCTCTGTAAATAAAGAAGAGATGGCGTGTGCGGTTATTGATTGTGGTGGCACGGCGCGTTGCGGAGTGTATCCGCAAATGGGAGTCCTAACGATCAACTTGAATCCGACATCTCCATCAGGTCCACTAATGAGATTTATTAAAGAAGATAATTTTGTATCGGGTGTAAAGGTTTCAAATGTAAAAGCAGAAGAAGGGGCAGCTCCAGAAACGGCTGCTGCAACTGAAAAAGAAGACTCCACTCGCTTGGATAAGAGTGAAGCAAACCGTATTAAGGAAGAAGCAAAAGCAAAGGCAGCAAAGCTTCAACAGCCTAAGAAGAAAGCCAATATCATTGAGGTTGTTGGTAGAGGAGCCGGTAAGGTTGTAGGTGTCTTTTATCAGGCTGGTCGTGAAACGATTGAACAAGTCATTAAAAACATTCTACCGTTTATGGCCTTTGTAAGTATGTTAATAGGGATTATCACATTCACAGGAATTGGTGACCTCATCGCAAACTTTGTATCACCACTTGCTGGGAACTTTGTTGGACTGTTAATTCTATCAATCTTGTGTTCGGTTCCATTATTGTCTCCGCTGCTTGGTCCGGGAGCCGTTATTGCGCAGGTAGTTGGAGTATTAATTGGGGTTGAGATTGGCCGGGGGAATATTCCACCACAACTTGCCTTACCAGCATTGTTTGCCATTAACCCACAAGCTGGGGCTGACTTTGTACCAGTGGGTTTAACACTTGGTGAAGCCCAACCAGAAACGATTGAGGTTGGTGTGCCAGCCGTACTTATGTCACGTATGATCACAGGTCCTTTAGCAGTTATCATCGCGTATCTATTTAGCTTTGGAATGTATTCTTAA
- a CDS encoding PTS glucitol/sorbitol transporter subunit IIC, whose amino-acid sequence MDFLVQLAEGFIGMFEEGGTTFIGMVTGIIPTLICLITAVNAVIKMVGEERINRLAQKSTKNIILRYSLFPFLAVFFLTNPMAYTFGRFLPEHQKPAFYDSAVSFVHPITGLFPHGNPAELFVYMGIASGITTLGLSLGPLAIRFFIVGLIVILIRGIVTEIITGRLIKKREQELASQA is encoded by the coding sequence ATGGATTTTTTAGTACAGCTTGCTGAAGGATTTATTGGCATGTTTGAAGAGGGCGGTACCACCTTTATTGGGATGGTGACCGGAATTATTCCAACATTAATTTGTTTGATCACCGCTGTAAACGCTGTCATTAAAATGGTAGGAGAGGAACGGATTAACCGATTAGCTCAGAAGAGTACAAAAAATATAATCTTACGTTACTCACTCTTCCCGTTTTTAGCTGTTTTCTTCTTAACCAATCCGATGGCTTACACATTTGGACGATTTCTACCGGAGCATCAAAAACCGGCATTTTACGACTCAGCAGTATCCTTTGTTCACCCGATTACAGGATTGTTCCCACATGGTAACCCGGCAGAGCTTTTCGTGTATATGGGCATCGCTTCTGGGATTACAACACTTGGATTATCACTTGGACCGCTAGCTATTCGTTTCTTTATTGTAGGTCTAATTGTCATTCTCATTCGAGGAATCGTTACTGAAATTATCACAGGTCGCTTAATTAAAAAGAGAGAGCAAGAACTTGCCTCACAAGCTTAA
- a CDS encoding DUF1516 family protein, with the protein MITGYHLLALSITCILFIFVFLFYKRGKTKKAIILHQFMRLSFLGVLATGILLVPLMPFSLARGAKLLFGIISLGMSEIFLMHLNKGDLTRFTTISFIIFLSVTILLGLFLPLGIYLRF; encoded by the coding sequence TTGATCACAGGCTATCACTTACTTGCATTAAGCATTACTTGTATCCTATTTATTTTTGTCTTTCTTTTCTACAAAAGAGGAAAAACAAAAAAAGCCATTATCCTACACCAATTTATGAGACTCTCTTTTTTAGGTGTACTTGCCACGGGTATCTTACTTGTTCCATTGATGCCATTTTCGTTAGCTCGAGGAGCAAAACTATTATTTGGGATTATAAGTCTTGGAATGAGTGAGATTTTCCTGATGCATCTAAATAAAGGCGATTTAACGAGATTTACAACGATATCTTTTATTATTTTTCTATCTGTTACGATCTTACTTGGACTATTTCTACCACTTGGAATTTATTTGCGTTTTTAA
- a CDS encoding sugar-binding transcriptional regulator, with amino-acid sequence MSNWEDRRLLVKAANLYYFDGWTQAQIAKKMSVSRPVISKMLNRARELGIVEIYIKDENAHTATLEHQLEKKFNLKEAMVVPTAGLTPEMIRRSVGKAAAYYVSKNLEGITSMGISWGTALYNLVKEYPYENRPDLNIVPLVGGMGRKLVDIHSNLLAYQLAQKVNGTCSYLYAPAMVESEDLKQRLIESEDIANVLEEGRQVQMALVGIGNPLLNSTMSTMDYLKEEDLVSLRKSGVVGDIGSRFYDVIGEQIKHPLNDRVIGLNLNELKKIPEVVGVAEGAHKVESLLIALKTGYLNVLILDDSTAQSLLNELV; translated from the coding sequence ATGAGTAACTGGGAAGATCGTCGATTACTCGTCAAAGCTGCGAATCTATATTATTTTGATGGCTGGACACAAGCGCAAATTGCGAAAAAGATGTCTGTATCAAGACCAGTCATCTCAAAAATGCTTAACCGTGCGAGAGAGCTAGGCATTGTTGAAATTTATATCAAGGATGAGAATGCCCATACCGCAACACTTGAGCACCAATTGGAAAAAAAGTTTAACTTAAAAGAAGCGATGGTTGTTCCGACAGCAGGCTTAACTCCCGAGATGATTCGGCGCTCAGTTGGTAAAGCAGCTGCTTATTATGTCAGTAAAAACCTAGAAGGTATTACGAGCATGGGCATATCGTGGGGGACCGCTTTATATAACCTCGTTAAAGAATATCCTTACGAAAACCGACCTGACCTCAACATCGTGCCACTAGTCGGAGGGATGGGTAGGAAACTAGTAGACATTCATTCAAATCTACTTGCCTATCAGCTTGCACAAAAGGTAAATGGAACCTGTTCATACTTGTATGCTCCAGCGATGGTTGAGAGTGAAGACCTCAAGCAACGCTTAATTGAAAGTGAGGATATTGCAAACGTTCTTGAAGAGGGCAGACAGGTGCAGATGGCCCTAGTTGGAATTGGAAACCCCCTCTTAAATTCAACAATGAGTACAATGGATTATCTAAAAGAAGAAGATTTAGTTTCCTTACGTAAATCTGGGGTTGTAGGAGATATCGGATCAAGGTTTTATGATGTCATTGGTGAGCAAATTAAACATCCGTTAAATGATCGAGTTATTGGATTAAATCTTAATGAATTAAAAAAGATTCCAGAGGTTGTTGGTGTTGCAGAAGGTGCGCATAAAGTGGAAAGTCTGCTTATCGCTTTAAAAACAGGCTACCTTAATGTATTAATACTTGATGACTCAACTGCACAATCATTATTAAATGAGCTTGTTTAA
- a CDS encoding thiamine pyrophosphate-dependent dehydrogenase E1 component subunit alpha: MNELKQDTVDSKEKLIPLYKQMWLIRYFEEKVDEFFAKGMIHGTTHLAVGQEATAVGSCAVLNEDDMITSTHRGHGHCIAKGAEVNRMMAELFGRTTGYCKGKGGSMHIADVSKGNLGANGIVGGGFSIATGAALTSKMKNQGKVVLCYFGDGASNEGSFHEAVNLASIWKLPVIFFCENNQYGMSGPVKEMVNIENIAQRAEAYGIPGHVVEGNDVFDVMSIVQEAVDFARNGGGPTIIEAKTYRWKGHSKSDAKKYRTREEEKEWREKDPIARYKEQLIAKGFFTEEEAEALRKEAKQEIEDSVEFAKNSPEPGLETLMEDIYA; this comes from the coding sequence ATGAACGAATTGAAGCAAGATACCGTTGATTCGAAAGAGAAACTAATCCCGCTTTACAAGCAGATGTGGTTAATTCGTTATTTTGAAGAGAAAGTAGATGAATTCTTTGCAAAAGGGATGATTCATGGGACGACTCACCTTGCTGTTGGACAGGAAGCAACGGCTGTTGGATCTTGTGCAGTACTTAATGAAGACGACATGATTACGAGTACACACCGTGGGCACGGTCATTGTATTGCAAAGGGCGCAGAAGTAAATCGTATGATGGCCGAATTATTCGGTCGTACAACCGGCTACTGCAAAGGAAAAGGTGGGTCCATGCACATTGCTGATGTCAGTAAAGGAAACCTTGGTGCCAATGGGATTGTTGGAGGCGGGTTTTCAATCGCAACAGGTGCGGCTCTTACCTCTAAGATGAAAAATCAAGGAAAGGTTGTGCTTTGTTACTTTGGGGATGGAGCATCGAATGAAGGAAGTTTTCATGAAGCAGTAAACCTGGCATCAATTTGGAAGCTACCTGTCATCTTCTTCTGTGAGAACAATCAATACGGCATGTCAGGCCCTGTAAAAGAGATGGTGAACATCGAAAACATCGCACAGCGTGCCGAGGCGTATGGAATTCCAGGTCATGTCGTAGAAGGCAATGATGTCTTTGACGTGATGAGCATCGTTCAAGAAGCTGTTGATTTTGCACGAAATGGCGGAGGTCCAACGATTATTGAAGCCAAAACATATCGCTGGAAAGGTCACTCTAAGAGTGATGCGAAAAAGTACCGCACAAGAGAAGAAGAAAAAGAGTGGAGAGAGAAGGACCCGATTGCTCGTTACAAGGAGCAGCTTATTGCCAAGGGGTTCTTCACAGAGGAAGAAGCAGAAGCACTTCGCAAAGAAGCGAAGCAGGAAATTGAGGATTCAGTTGAATTTGCCAAAAATAGTCCTGAGCCAGGTCTTGAGACGTTAATGGAGGATATCTATGCCTAA
- a CDS encoding alpha-ketoacid dehydrogenase subunit beta, with amino-acid sequence MRELTYLEAVREAMSQEMRTNEDVFILGEDIGVYGGAFGVTRGMIEEFGPERIRNTPISEAAISGTAIGAALTGMRPILELQFSDFITIAMDNMVNQAAKLRYMYGGEGKVPMVLRTPAGSGTGAAAQHSQSLEAWMTHIPGLKVVQPSTAYDAKGLLKAAMDDDNPVVFYEHKLCYRTKSEVPEEAYSIPLGKADIKKEGKDVTIVATAMMVHKSLEAAEQLESEGISVEVVDPRTLVPLDEETIVESVKKTGRLIVVHEAVKRGGFGGEIASMIAESEAFDYLDAPIKRLGGKAVPIPYNPELEKAAVPQVQDIVEAVKDTLKGL; translated from the coding sequence GTGAGAGAGCTAACGTATTTAGAAGCAGTCAGAGAAGCAATGAGTCAGGAAATGCGTACAAACGAAGACGTATTTATTTTAGGTGAAGATATCGGAGTATATGGTGGAGCGTTTGGTGTAACGCGCGGAATGATTGAGGAATTTGGACCGGAGCGGATACGGAATACGCCGATTTCAGAGGCGGCTATTTCAGGTACGGCCATTGGAGCTGCGCTAACAGGTATGCGTCCCATCTTAGAGCTTCAATTCTCCGATTTTATTACGATTGCGATGGATAATATGGTCAACCAAGCTGCCAAGCTGAGATATATGTATGGTGGAGAAGGAAAGGTTCCGATGGTACTGCGTACACCTGCTGGATCCGGAACAGGAGCAGCAGCTCAGCATTCACAAAGCTTAGAAGCATGGATGACTCATATTCCAGGTTTAAAAGTAGTCCAGCCTTCAACTGCCTATGATGCCAAAGGACTTTTAAAAGCTGCAATGGATGATGATAATCCGGTCGTGTTCTATGAGCACAAGCTTTGCTACCGCACAAAAAGTGAGGTGCCAGAGGAAGCCTACTCGATTCCACTTGGAAAAGCAGACATCAAAAAAGAGGGTAAGGATGTCACGATTGTTGCAACAGCGATGATGGTACACAAATCGCTTGAAGCAGCAGAACAATTAGAGAGTGAGGGCATCAGTGTAGAAGTGGTTGATCCCCGAACTCTTGTACCTTTAGATGAAGAAACCATTGTTGAGTCTGTAAAAAAGACAGGCCGTCTCATTGTTGTTCATGAGGCAGTGAAACGTGGCGGATTTGGTGGAGAGATCGCAAGTATGATTGCAGAGAGTGAAGCGTTTGATTATTTAGATGCCCCCATCAAACGATTAGGCGGAAAAGCGGTTCCGATTCCGTATAATCCTGAGCTAGAAAAAGCAGCGGTTCCACAGGTTCAGGACATCGTGGAAGCTGTAAAAGATACGCTAAAAGGACTATAG
- the lpdA gene encoding dihydrolipoyl dehydrogenase, which translates to MSTYDIAVIGGGPGGYVAAIRAAKLGKKVALVENGHLGGTCLNRGCIPSKTLLRHAEIIEQIEKAKDWGIEAGPVTLSLEKMLNRKDQVIKKLRTGIEYLMKQGNIEVFAGLGEVEADGTVQIRGQEKETSIKADKIIVATGSTPFVPPLAGIESARFYTSDTVFDLEKIPDSIVIIGGGIIGVEFACIFTSLGVDVTIVEMGDRIIPSEDPDASKHLAKTLKKKGVRLLTNTKVTELKQAGDIQQVVVESDKGKTEVIGTEDLLICVGRKPNLSAISKLALEMNGPFVKVNDMMQTSQPNIYAVGDLIGGWQLAHAASAEGLVAAGNAAGERDSIKGKIIPRCVYTSPEVASVGISEAEAKERGLDVKVVKTDLSANGKALAMGEAEGFVKLIADVKHGEILGVTMVGPHVTEMIAEPTAFMHLEGTVEELDSMVHAHPTISEALYEAAGSWLGKGVHS; encoded by the coding sequence GTGTCGACATATGATATCGCCGTAATAGGTGGAGGTCCAGGTGGCTATGTGGCAGCAATCCGTGCAGCGAAGCTTGGAAAAAAAGTGGCGCTTGTAGAAAATGGGCACCTCGGAGGAACATGCTTAAACAGGGGCTGCATCCCTTCAAAGACCTTGTTGCGTCATGCCGAAATCATTGAACAAATTGAAAAGGCAAAGGACTGGGGCATTGAGGCCGGTCCGGTGACGTTGTCGCTAGAAAAGATGCTTAATCGAAAAGATCAAGTGATCAAGAAGCTACGCACAGGTATTGAATATTTAATGAAGCAAGGTAACATTGAGGTGTTTGCTGGACTTGGTGAGGTAGAGGCAGACGGTACAGTTCAAATTAGAGGTCAAGAGAAAGAGACATCAATCAAAGCGGACAAGATCATTGTTGCAACAGGATCTACACCGTTTGTACCTCCGCTTGCAGGTATTGAGTCTGCTCGGTTTTACACAAGTGATACGGTGTTTGATCTAGAGAAAATCCCTGATTCCATCGTTATCATTGGTGGAGGCATTATCGGCGTGGAGTTTGCCTGCATTTTTACAAGTCTTGGTGTAGACGTAACGATTGTGGAGATGGGTGATCGAATCATACCGAGTGAAGATCCTGACGCTTCAAAACATCTGGCAAAGACCCTAAAGAAAAAAGGCGTCCGTCTCTTAACGAATACAAAGGTAACAGAGCTAAAGCAAGCAGGTGATATTCAACAAGTAGTGGTTGAATCAGACAAAGGGAAAACAGAGGTGATCGGTACCGAAGACCTTTTAATCTGCGTCGGAAGAAAGCCAAACTTATCAGCTATTTCTAAATTGGCTCTTGAGATGAATGGCCCATTTGTTAAAGTGAATGATATGATGCAAACAAGTCAGCCGAACATCTATGCAGTGGGCGATCTCATTGGAGGCTGGCAGCTCGCGCACGCGGCCAGTGCAGAAGGACTTGTAGCTGCAGGAAATGCAGCAGGAGAAAGAGATTCAATCAAAGGGAAAATCATTCCTCGCTGTGTGTACACAAGTCCTGAAGTAGCAAGTGTTGGTATCTCAGAAGCGGAAGCCAAAGAACGCGGTCTCGATGTAAAAGTGGTCAAAACCGATTTGTCTGCAAACGGTAAAGCATTAGCTATGGGAGAAGCAGAAGGGTTTGTAAAGCTAATTGCTGACGTTAAACATGGTGAAATTTTAGGTGTAACCATGGTTGGTCCGCATGTAACAGAAATGATTGCAGAACCAACAGCCTTTATGCACTTGGAAGGAACCGTAGAAGAACTGGATTCAATGGTCCATGCACACCCAACCATCTCAGAAGCCCTTTACGAAGCCGCAGGATCCTGGCTTGGAAAAGGCGTGCATAGTTAA
- a CDS encoding NAD(P)-dependent oxidoreductase, whose translation MLGINRKLQELEQQGKVINVGLVGAGQMGRGMVAQIEGMKGMRVVITADIQVENAVNAYKKAGVAADQIVETTNLEEAESAVSLGKVVSTSSSSLVTSLPSVDVVVDATGVPDIGSRIAWDTIMNKKHIVMLNVEADVTVGPLLKQLADSSGVVYTGSAGDEPGAVMELNDLADASGFEVIALGKGKNNPLNLEANPDSVAQVAAEKGASPKMIASFQDGSKTMVEMTAVANATGFLPDKPGMNGLTGEVKDLPAMFRSVADGGQVQNKQIVEFVNGVAPGVFAIIASDQEEVNHEMKYLSMGDGPYYVLYRPYHLTSLETPISVARAYFYGEATIAPWKGLVAETVTVAKRDLEAGEHLDSIGGFTVYGSILEAEEAKEKELLPLGLVDRNVRVNRAIKKGEYISYSDVTQTKESFIWQLRKLQDDTLQ comes from the coding sequence ATGTTAGGAATTAATCGCAAGCTACAAGAGCTAGAACAACAAGGGAAAGTCATTAATGTAGGTTTAGTCGGAGCAGGACAAATGGGTAGAGGAATGGTTGCACAAATTGAAGGAATGAAGGGGATGCGCGTAGTCATTACGGCTGACATTCAAGTTGAGAATGCAGTGAACGCATACAAAAAAGCAGGAGTTGCAGCTGATCAAATTGTGGAAACAACGAATCTAGAAGAAGCAGAGTCCGCGGTGAGCTTAGGAAAAGTAGTAAGTACTTCATCTTCAAGTCTAGTTACTTCTCTACCATCTGTTGATGTCGTTGTGGATGCAACTGGTGTACCAGATATTGGATCAAGAATTGCTTGGGATACCATTATGAATAAAAAACATATCGTTATGCTAAATGTTGAAGCTGATGTAACGGTTGGACCACTTCTTAAGCAACTAGCTGATTCAAGCGGCGTCGTATACACAGGTTCTGCAGGAGACGAGCCAGGAGCAGTCATGGAGTTAAACGACTTAGCAGATGCAAGTGGATTTGAGGTCATTGCTCTTGGTAAAGGTAAGAATAACCCGCTTAACCTAGAAGCTAACCCAGACTCTGTTGCACAAGTGGCTGCTGAAAAAGGAGCAAGTCCTAAAATGATTGCTTCCTTCCAGGATGGATCTAAAACAATGGTTGAGATGACTGCGGTTGCAAACGCGACAGGATTCTTACCTGACAAACCAGGTATGAACGGATTAACAGGCGAAGTGAAAGACCTACCAGCTATGTTCCGCTCTGTCGCAGATGGTGGGCAGGTACAAAACAAGCAAATCGTCGAATTTGTAAACGGTGTCGCTCCTGGGGTATTTGCAATCATTGCATCCGATCAAGAGGAAGTAAACCATGAAATGAAATACTTGAGCATGGGGGATGGACCTTACTACGTACTGTATCGTCCATACCACTTAACAAGTCTTGAAACACCAATCTCTGTTGCACGCGCTTATTTCTACGGTGAAGCAACGATTGCTCCTTGGAAAGGACTTGTTGCTGAAACAGTAACGGTTGCCAAAAGAGATCTAGAAGCTGGAGAGCATCTGGATAGTATCGGTGGGTTTACAGTGTATGGCAGTATTTTAGAAGCAGAAGAAGCAAAAGAAAAAGAGTTGCTACCACTTGGTTTGGTTGATCGGAACGTACGTGTGAACCGTGCAATTAAAAAAGGAGAGTACATCTCTTACAGTGATGTGACTCAAACAAAAGAATCGTTCATCTGGCAGCTACGCAAGCTACAAGACGATACGCTTCAATAA
- a CDS encoding PTS glucitol/sorbitol transporter subunit IIA: MEQTKTTIYESTFIELGEQTEIFLEENMLVIFNETVPADLKNISAVHKQTEFKQEVAIGDTLRIQENDYKILFVGEKANDTLRDLGHCTIEFSGQSVSDLPGTICVEKKPVPKLEVGGKLAFYRG, translated from the coding sequence ATGGAACAAACAAAAACAACCATCTACGAATCAACATTTATCGAACTAGGAGAACAGACAGAAATATTCCTAGAAGAAAATATGCTTGTCATTTTTAATGAAACGGTTCCAGCTGATCTGAAGAATATATCAGCTGTTCACAAACAAACAGAGTTCAAGCAAGAAGTAGCTATTGGGGACACGTTGCGCATACAAGAAAACGATTACAAGATTCTTTTTGTAGGAGAAAAAGCCAATGACACATTAAGAGATCTAGGTCATTGCACGATTGAGTTCAGTGGTCAGTCTGTCTCAGACCTACCAGGAACGATTTGCGTAGAGAAGAAACCTGTTCCAAAGCTTGAGGTTGGCGGGAAACTTGCATTCTATCGAGGTTAA